The following DNA comes from Opitutaceae bacterium.
CGAAGACGCGCGCGTTGAAGGGGAACAGGATAGGGTTGCCTCCCCGAATGCGGTGAAAGTCTTTCAGGTCACTCGTCTCGGGCCAGTACACAACATCGCGGACGGAGCCGTCGGCGAGCGTGAGGTGCCAATGCATCAACCGTGCACCTTGTTCGGGAAGGGCGAGAAACGTGGAGCTTCCCACCTGCCAGCGACGAACGTTTTGACCAAGATACGGGACGATTTCCATTGGAGGAGCTTTTCTGAAGCGGAAAAGGGGACAGGTCAATTTCGCCGCGGCAATCGAAAAGGCGACCGCCAATCCTTGGCTGAGGCGTCGCGCTGGCCTAATTCCGCGCTCGCACAGTATAAACGCGCCTCCGTATTCCAGCCGCTTCGCCTTGCGCTCGTGAGAGCGCGGGTCATCCTTGAACCTCATGATTCGGAGGTACTACCCGCTTTTGCTGGCTTTGGCGGTTGTTTGCCTCGGTGCGGTTACTCGCGCCGAGCAGGCCGCGTCCGTACCCCCCGACCCGGCACCAAACGAGGCGGCAGGCGCAGAGGCGGCAGGCGCAACCCCTCCTGTCGCTGCGCCCGGAGCCCTTCAGGCGAGTGAATCAGGGGCCGCGCTGCAAAGCGCTCCGATTCGCAACGTGCTGGTCATCCCCATTGAAGGCGAAATTGCAGACCCAATCCTCTATATCCTTAGGCGGGGCTTGAAGCAGGCGGTGGAGCAGAAGATCGACGTGGTCGTGCTCGACATGAACACCCCTGGCGGAAATCTCGGCACGACCCTCGAAATCTTGGAGGCTATTGAGAAGTTTCCGGGCCATACCGTCACTTATGTCAACAAGGATGCAATCTCAGCGGGCGCGTTTATCTCGGCGATGACGAGAGACATCTATTTCGCCCCCAACGGGGTGATCGGCGCAGCCGCACCGGTGTCGGGATCAGGCCAGGAGATCGACGCCACGATGCGCGCGAAGATTGTCAGCTACCTCAAGGCCCGAGTCCGCTCTCTTTCAGAAGGGAAGGGCGTTTACCGCGGCGAGGTGATCTCCGCAATGATGGACATCGACTACGAATTTAAGATCGGCGATCGTGTATTGAAGAAGAAGGGTGAACTGCTCTCGCTCACGGCCAAGGAAGCGACGGAACAGTTCGGCGATCCGGCCCAGCCGTTGCTTGCTACGGGTATCGCGGCATCTCTCGACGAGTTGCTCGACCAGAAATTCGGAAAGGGCAACCATACGGCCAAGCGCCTTGAAGTGACCTGGTCGGAAGAGCTCGCTGTCTTCCTGAACAAGATTAAGCCCATTCTGCTCGGCCTGGGGCTGCTCGCTCTCTTCGTCGAATATAAGATGCAGGGCTCCGGCGTCTTCGCGGCGATCGGACTCACGCTTCTGGGAATTGTCTTTGCCTCAAGCTATGTCGCAGGCCTGTCAGGGCACGAGCCCATCTTGGTGTTTGGCATCGGCCTGGTCTTGTTGATCATCGAACTGGTTTTCTTCCCCGGAGTCGTGGTGATGGCATTGCTTGGTGTCCTGCTGATGGGGGGCTCGCTCGTCTGGGCGATGGCTGACCTCTGGCCGCAGGAGCCGGTGTCCGTTGCCTGGAGCACCGACGCCTTTGTTGCTCCCCTCGTGAACCTCCTTTCAGGTCTTGCCGTCGCGTTCGCAGGCAGCCTTCTCCTCGCCCGTTTTCTGCCCCGCCGTCTATTTTGGGATCGAATGGTCCTCGCCGCTGAGGTGACCGCCAACTCGCAGGTGCCCGCGGAAGCTCCACAAGCGGTGCGGCAATCACTGGTCGGACGGCAGGCGGTGGCCTTGACGGCCTTGCGTCCCACCGGGACGGTGGAAGTCGATGGCGAGCGACACGAAGCTCGAATTCGGGTCGGCGTCGCCGATCGTGGCGACAGGTTGCGAGTCGTCTCCCAATCCGGGTTTGATCTACTCGTGGAAAAGGAAAACCCATGAGCGTCATACTCCCACTCTTTATCGCTGGAGCGGTCCTCCTCGCTGCGGAGGCCCTGATACCCGGGGCCATCGCCGGCATCATCGGCGCGATCCTGCTGATCATTGGCAGTGTGTATGCGTTCCACCACTACGGCTCTGGCGGCGGGTGGCTCGCCGTCGGGGGCGCGGCCACGCTCGTCGCGACGTCCCTCTTCTTTGAGTTCTACCTGCTGCCGCGCACGCGCTGGGGAAAACGTTTCTTCCTAAACAAGGCAATCGACACGACGAGCCACGTCGCGCCCAGTCGCGGGGACGCACTGATCGGCCAGTCTGGTGTCGCGGAAAGTCCCCTCATGCCGACCGGGGTCATCGTGATCGCCGGCCGCTCGTACGAGGCATTTTCGCGCGATGGCGCAATCGGCAAGGGCGAAACTGTCCAAGTCGTCGGCGTAGATACTTTTCGACTAATCGTTAGCAAACACTCCTCCCATGCCTGAAATATTCGGTTCCTCCCTGTTCCTGATCGTCCTGATCGGCGTCCCCGTGCTGATCTTGGGACTGATCGTGTTCTCATTCTTCAGCGTTTGGCTGCGCGCCTTGCTGGCCGGCGCTTCGGTCTCCTTCATCAACTTGGTGGCCATGCGTTTGAGGCAGGTGCCGTACGGCCTGATGGTCGACGCACGCATCACGGCCAAGAAAGCCGGCATCGACATCAGTATCGACGAGATCGAGGCGCACTTTCTTGCAGGTGGCAATGTGGTCCCGACTGTTCAGGCCATCATCGCCGCCCAGAAAGCCGGTATCGAACTCAACTGGGGCCGCGCCTGCGCCATCGACCTCGCCACAAAAGGCTCGGGCAAGAGCGTGGTCGAAGCGGTGCGCACCTCCGTCGATCCCAAGGTGATCGACTGCCCCAATCCCGAAAGCGGCCGCACCACCATCGATGGTGTCGCCAAGGACGGCATTCAGGTGAAGGTGAAAGCGCGCGTCACCGTGCGCACCCATCTCGATCGTTTCGTCGGCGGTGCAAAGGAAGAAACCATCATCGCCCGCGTCGGCGAAGGTATCGTCACCACGATCGGCTCGGCCGAGAGCTACAAGCAGGTGCTCGAATCCCCCGATAGCATTTCCAAGACAGTTTTGGCGCGCGGCCTGGATGTGGGCTCAGCCTTCGAGATTCTTTCGATCGACATCGCCGACGTCGATGTCGGCGAGAACGTCGGAGCCAAGCTCCAGGAAGCGCAGGCTGAAGCAAACAAGAACATGGCCCAGGCCCAGGCTGAAATTCGCCGCGCGGCCGCCGTCGCGCTCGAGCAGGAAATGAAGGCACGCGTCCAGGAGATGCAGGCCAAGGTCGTCGAGGCCCAGGCACAGGTCCCGCTCGCCATGTCCGAAGCCTTCCGCAACGGCCGCCTCGGAGTCATGGACTACTATCGCATGGAAAACGTCCAGTCAGACACCTCCATGCGCAATGCCATCGCCAACCCCGACGCCAAGAAATAACCGCGCGTGGACTGGATTTTCGATAATCTCCAAATCATCGCGATCGTCGCGGCAGGTATCGCGACGATCATTTCCCGCGCGCGCCAGGCGCGCCAGGAACGAGACGTCGTGGAGAACATGCCTCCTCCGATTGAAGTGGATCCAGATGCCGAGCTGCGCCGGATCCGCGAGGAGGTGGCGCGGCGTCGAGCGGAGCGGGAAGGCAGACCGGTGCCGCCAGTCTCCGATGAGGCACCGCCTCCGCTTCTGCACGACGACCAGGAAGAACGGCCGGTCTTCGAACAGCCCGTGCCGCCGTTTGTGCGCGAGGAGCGCCCGCAGGTAGTTCCGCCTCCCATCCCGGTGCAACGCGACCGTGAGGAAGAGGTGCTGGAGCGCCAGCGGGAACTGACAGAAAAGCTCCGCGAACTTCGTGAGGCGCGGGAATCAGCTGTTCGAGCCGCAAAGGCCGCATCTGCGAGTTCGACTGATGCCATCTACGCTCAGCAACCCTCCCGCCCCCCGGGGCTGCCTTTTTCTCCGGCGCTCCTCGCACGCGACCTGAGGAATCCAGCGGAACTCAGGCGCGCGATTGTGATGCAGGAGATCTTGGCGCGCCCCGTCAGTCTCCGCTGATCCCAAGGTCCCGCTCGAAAAATGAAGACCGCCGCATGTGGGCGGCCTTCATTCCATGCGTGACGACTCACTTCTGCGGTGCGCAAAGCAATCCGTAGATCGCAGCCGCTGGTCCGATGTTTTGGTGCACGGTGAATTCTGCCGCCAGGGGCGACCCGCGATTCTCGAACCACTGTTCAGCGCCGGGCCATTGGCGCACGGTTTGTGGATAGAGGCTCCGGTAGGACCAGGCGATATTCGTTGTGTCGTTCGCAGACTCTTGCTCCACGCGCCAGGGACCATAAGGCACGATACCTGGATGGGAACTGAGCTGGTTGTTGTACCACCCATCCATGTGGAAGGGGTACTTGACATTGCGAGGGCCGACACCTGAAACCCACACGTAATGCAGCGGGTTGGTCCCGAGCATGTAATCAGCGGTTGTCTCGATTGCGCTCCAGAACAGTGCTGCGCGCTCTGGATCACGCTCGCGCAGGATGGTATAAGCGACGGCGCTATCCATGACCAGAGGCGTCGACTGATGGCCCACGAGCATGTCGAACTCAAATGGCCCGCCAAAGCGCATGTTGCGAGCAGCCGTCGCCTTTGGCCCAGTGCGCTCTGCGCTTGCCAACACCATCTTTTCGACGCGCGCACGATCCGCTTCAGGCAAGGCGGTCGGCCCGCCTCCCAAGGCCATCACCCAGGGTCCGTACGCGTTTTCCCACCCTAAGCCCGCAGATCCTTGGTTCAGGTCCAACTCCGGCTTGGGCAACGCCTCGAATGTCTTCACTTCAGCCATCGAGTTGAAGTCCTTCATGAACGCCTCCGCGTATCGCATCTCACCCGTCAGGCGGAAGAGACCTGCAGCGGCATACATGCGGTGGTCACGCACCGGGAAAAGCCAGTAAATCGGTTCCCGCTTCTCATCCTCAGGTTTCGTGTTTGCCAGGCCCCACTCGTAGGCCTCGCGGGCCTCCTTCAGCCAATCGATTGAATCCGGGTCCTTCAAACCGAGTTTCTTCAAAACGAATCCAAGATGGGCCGCTGTCCCGGCGTAACGAAAGGTCGACCAGGGATCGGCGCCCGCCACGACGTACTTTCGGTCCACATCGTCATAGGAGGCTTTGGTACTTCCATCAGGGCGAACGTCCCATCCATGGACATCCCCGCAGATGCGAAGGGAAATGCCGCCATCGTTGTAGCCCTTTTCGATGAGTTCCTTGCGTAGGCGCTGACAAAACGCGGGAAGCCAACGTGCTTCATCAAGAAGATCAGGCACCCCATTGCCGCTTTCCGGGAGGTTCAACTCGTCGTCCTTGAAGTTCTCCGGCTTGATCTCAAGGGCGAAAAGCAAGTGTTGGGCGATGTTGAGGTGCTGCTGGTAGCTGTCCCAATCGCCTGCGTCTTGGTACCACCCGCACGACTCGATTGGGCCCTTGATGTTGGCATCGATCAGCGGCCGGTCTTCCCATGAACCTTCGCCATGCGGCCAATCCGGGAATCGCACGCTCGTGTAGAAGAGTTTGTCCTGGAAGCCAGGCGTCTGCTCGGGATTGTGCGGCGCGGGGCGGACGTAATCGGTAAACGGCTGCGTCAGGGCAATGCCACTCCTGTTGTGGTAGAGGGCGCGTGCAACGGGGGTGAAAACTCGGCGATACACATCCGCCTTGATTTCAAAGGGAAAAGAACATCCCACACCTGGGACGGAAACGACATACGCGCCCGTTCGTTGCAGGCTTGAGAAGTCGGCCTCGACCACGTCAGCTCCCGCAAAGTTTCCATAGGGAGGGGAATCTGAGATCTTTGTGGTTTCAGCCCGCTTGGCGTCGCCGCGAAAGGCGAGTTTGCCCTCAAAAGCGACCGTGTGGGTGCGGATGTCGATCACCTGGAATGGACGCCCAACGAGGGGGCGGACATCGAGAATGCCTCCGCTTCCCATCCACTGGTAGAGGTACGCATACTTTGCGCGCGATTTCGGACGGTACCCAATCGTGTTGACGTGAATGGTCTCCGACCGTGAACGCGTCGAATCGAAGATAAACAGATTCGGGTTCTTGTGCGCGGCGAGGGATCCTGTCTCCAAAGCGTAGTTTGCGCCTTCCTTGAGTGGTTCGGGAAGCGTCAGGTAGATCCAGTGTTCCTTCGCAAATGCTGGTTGGCCAGGCGGGTTTGTCACCCCTCCATTCAGCCACAGGTAGTCAGTGGCCTTGGATTTGCGTGCCACCGCCACGGGGTGTTGCCCGACCTTGTAGTTGGGATCAGTCGGGCTGTTTAACCTGTAGCTCGCCGCTAGATCGGCTGAAGCCTCATCAAGCGGATTGGCGATCAGGACTTCGTCGGTACGGGCCTGACCACGCTTGTGGTGCGCGACGTAACCCTCGTCAAAGTGAAGAAGCAGGATCCGGTCAGTGACTGGACTGATCTCGATGAGTTGCGGGCCGCCGTTGCCGGCTGTGGCCCCAAAAATCGCAGGGCCATTAAGCCCGACCAGAAGGAGTATGATTGAGCTGAGCCGCAGGCGACGCTCGAGGTAGGAGGGGAGGGCTATGGGCATGAAATCTTTGACCAGGAACCGCAACCTCACCATCGGCCGCGCGATCCCGCGACCGCGCTACGGCGCGCGAATATCTGCTGTCCTCTGGTTTGGCATCGGGTACCGCTTACCCCCGATCTCAAACTCCAGGTTCTGGTGGGGATCTGCGCTGACCCGGAGGGCGCCACGCCACGCGACGTTCTGGGATTCGCCCGCCCGCAAGCTTCCTTGGAACAACACGGAATTGTTGCTCGCCAAGGTGACCGTGACATTCACCGCCCCTTTGGCTTGGAGAATAATCTGCGGTTCTGTGGGTGCAGCAGCGGTTGGTGCCGCAGTCCTGGCCGTTGGCGACGAGTCGCGTCCAAAAAGGGCCCAGGCCACCACCAAAATGATGAGGAGTGCCCCCACCGCTATGCCACCGATCCTCAGGATGATCCCTGTGTCGAGTGCCGCTCCGCCTTGGGGAACAAAGGTCGCCGGGTTCTTCTTCTGTTCTTTCGGCTCTTCAGGAATACCAGCCGCCGCGTTCTGTGCTTTCAGCTTGGCTTCTTCCTCCGCCTTGCGGGTTTCGATACCGATATCCATCCGACCGTAAAGCTCGCGATTCAACTGCCGGGGCTTCGCCTCGCCCAACCCGAGACCGTTGTAATCGGCCACGATTTTATCGCCTGGAAGCTTCAGGTAGTTCGCATACGTGCGGAGGAAGCCGCGCACATAGATCTCCGGCAGCTTGATGTCGTACTGGTTGTTTTCGAATTTCTGCAGGTAATCGCCACGAATCTTCGTCGCCTCAGCCGCCTCTCGCAGGGAAACACCCTTTCGTTTGCGCGCTTCTTCCAAACGTTCGCCGATCGATTGCATGGGGTTCGTTCTCTTAGAGTTGGTCGAGGTCCACAAGAATTTCCCGCGGCTGGGCGCCATTTTCCGGTCCCACGATGCCCCGTTCCTCCATCAGTTCCATGACGCGCGCCGCCCGATTGTACCCGATGCGGAGGCGCCGTTGGAGCATGGAGGTTGACGCCCTACGGGTCGACTTGAGTACGCCGATGGCCTGCTTCACGAGGGCGTCATCGTCGCCTGCCTCGCCGTCTGCACCATCAATATCGTCCTCCTCAGCCTCAGGGTCGCGGTCAATCTGAGCCTGCACCTCCTGGGCGTATTGGGGAGGACCATTCCGCTTCAAAAACTCCACGAGCGCCTGCACCTCCTCGTCCGAGACAAAAGCACCTTGAGCACGCACCAGGCGCGACGAACCCGGTGGCGAGAAGAGCATGTCGCCGCGACCGATCAGCGTGTCCGCGCCCTTCGTGTCAAGGATTGTCCGGGAGTCCACCTGCGACGCCACCTGAAACGCGATGCGGGACGGGAGGTTCGCCTTGATGACGCCCGTGATGACGTTCACCGACGGACGCTGGGTGGCGATGATCAAGTGAATGCCTGCCGCGCGTGCGAGCTGCGCGAGGCGCGCGATCGAGGTCTCGACCTCAGCGGGCGCGACCATCATCAGGTCCGCCAACTCATCGATGATTGCCACGATGTAGGGAAGACGGTCTGGAATCACGATATCCTCCAGCGTGTCCACCCCTGGCAGGGCTTCCTGAAGCTCCGACTGCGGCGGCACCTCCGGTTCGGCATTCTTTTTCCTACCGTTGAAGCCGAGTATGTTTCGCACGCCCACCTTTGCGAAAATCTGGTAGCGTTGCTCCATCTCCCGAAGCAGCCACTTCAGCGCCGCAGGCACCTTCTTCGGTTCGGTCACCACCGGGATCAACATGTGCGGAAGCGTGTTGAAGATCTTCAGCTCGACGATCTTCGGGTCCACCATCAGCAGCTTCACATCACGCGGGCTCTTCGAATACAAGATCGAGGCCACAATGGAATTGATGCACACTGATTTGCCGGACCCGGTCGCACCCGCGATCAACAAGTGGGGCATCTTCGTCAGATCCGAGATCAGTGGCTTGCCCGACACGTCCTTGCCCAGCGCGATCGGAAGCTCGGATTTCGCTTCTGCCCAATCCCCCGATTCCAGGATCTCGCGCATGCCGACAGGGGTCGGGCGTTGGTTTGGCACCTCGACACCCACGGCCGCCTTGCCGGGGATTGGTGCGAGGATTCGCACGGATTGCGCCCGCATGCCAAGGGCAATGTTCTTATCGAGCCCCGCGATCTTTTCAACGCGCACACCGGCAGCGGGGACCACCTCATAGCGGGTGATCACGGGTCCGACGTGAATTTCGCCGAGCGTCACGTCGACGCCGAACTCGCCAAGGATGCGCAGGAGATTTTCTGCGTTCTCGCGATGCTCCTCCTTGGAGTTATAACCTCCTCCGCGCACCGGTTCGCGCAGCAATGTGAGGGGAGGGAACTCGTAGTTTTCCTCCGCTTTGGGAGTCGCCACCGCCTTCGCCGGCTTTGAGGGCTCCTCGGGCTTGACGATCTTGAGCTCGATCTTCTCGGCCTTTGTATTCGCTTTCTCACTACGTTTCTCCGGCTCCTCCGCATCAGCCGCGGTCGCGCGTGCAGAGGTGCGGGAGGGCTCCTTGGCTATTGGCGGCTCCGCCCCGCGTTCCTGGGGCGCCTTGTTCCCCATCTCCATGCCTGCGGCTCCCCGATTGGCGGATTCCTTCGGCGAAAACGGGTCCGACCGGGCGGCGCCGGTGTCT
Coding sequences within:
- a CDS encoding NfeD family protein, yielding MIRRYYPLLLALAVVCLGAVTRAEQAASVPPDPAPNEAAGAEAAGATPPVAAPGALQASESGAALQSAPIRNVLVIPIEGEIADPILYILRRGLKQAVEQKIDVVVLDMNTPGGNLGTTLEILEAIEKFPGHTVTYVNKDAISAGAFISAMTRDIYFAPNGVIGAAAPVSGSGQEIDATMRAKIVSYLKARVRSLSEGKGVYRGEVISAMMDIDYEFKIGDRVLKKKGELLSLTAKEATEQFGDPAQPLLATGIAASLDELLDQKFGKGNHTAKRLEVTWSEELAVFLNKIKPILLGLGLLALFVEYKMQGSGVFAAIGLTLLGIVFASSYVAGLSGHEPILVFGIGLVLLIIELVFFPGVVVMALLGVLLMGGSLVWAMADLWPQEPVSVAWSTDAFVAPLVNLLSGLAVAFAGSLLLARFLPRRLFWDRMVLAAEVTANSQVPAEAPQAVRQSLVGRQAVALTALRPTGTVEVDGERHEARIRVGVADRGDRLRVVSQSGFDLLVEKENP
- a CDS encoding DNA translocase FtsK; protein product: MAKNAGSSASHASFQPPKHRPSWAVFSTCLLLGLLLGVALLDFAPNQSVQVMGSATVAKNAVGRFGAETSWWLFRLFGLSTWLIPVFLLWIAYVSIRNVKHLVTARLIAMGVCLVADSTLAAMVESYPKSDYFSAGLGGLVGGLMYGGLFQNLLGDVGTVLVMGTLSVIAVTFVFVKDIAGEFDKMAASFSAWRDKQGELRAERAEMKRQLKEAQEREKRQKAAGGTLFSEFKLGTDAAADTGAARSDPFSPKESANRGAAGMEMGNKAPQERGAEPPIAKEPSRTSARATAADAEEPEKRSEKANTKAEKIELKIVKPEEPSKPAKAVATPKAEENYEFPPLTLLREPVRGGGYNSKEEHRENAENLLRILGEFGVDVTLGEIHVGPVITRYEVVPAAGVRVEKIAGLDKNIALGMRAQSVRILAPIPGKAAVGVEVPNQRPTPVGMREILESGDWAEAKSELPIALGKDVSGKPLISDLTKMPHLLIAGATGSGKSVCINSIVASILYSKSPRDVKLLMVDPKIVELKIFNTLPHMLIPVVTEPKKVPAALKWLLREMEQRYQIFAKVGVRNILGFNGRKKNAEPEVPPQSELQEALPGVDTLEDIVIPDRLPYIVAIIDELADLMMVAPAEVETSIARLAQLARAAGIHLIIATQRPSVNVITGVIKANLPSRIAFQVASQVDSRTILDTKGADTLIGRGDMLFSPPGSSRLVRAQGAFVSDEEVQALVEFLKRNGPPQYAQEVQAQIDRDPEAEEDDIDGADGEAGDDDALVKQAIGVLKSTRRASTSMLQRRLRIGYNRAARVMELMEERGIVGPENGAQPREILVDLDQL
- a CDS encoding NfeD family protein, with protein sequence MSVILPLFIAGAVLLAAEALIPGAIAGIIGAILLIIGSVYAFHHYGSGGGWLAVGGAATLVATSLFFEFYLLPRTRWGKRFFLNKAIDTTSHVAPSRGDALIGQSGVAESPLMPTGVIVIAGRSYEAFSRDGAIGKGETVQVVGVDTFRLIVSKHSSHA
- a CDS encoding helix-turn-helix domain-containing protein, coding for MQSIGERLEEARKRKGVSLREAAEATKIRGDYLQKFENNQYDIKLPEIYVRGFLRTYANYLKLPGDKIVADYNGLGLGEAKPRQLNRELYGRMDIGIETRKAEEEAKLKAQNAAAGIPEEPKEQKKNPATFVPQGGAALDTGIILRIGGIAVGALLIILVVAWALFGRDSSPTARTAAPTAAAPTEPQIILQAKGAVNVTVTLASNNSVLFQGSLRAGESQNVAWRGALRVSADPHQNLEFEIGGKRYPMPNQRTADIRAP
- a CDS encoding glycoside hydrolase family 9 protein, with the translated sequence MPIALPSYLERRLRLSSIILLLVGLNGPAIFGATAGNGGPQLIEISPVTDRILLLHFDEGYVAHHKRGQARTDEVLIANPLDEASADLAASYRLNSPTDPNYKVGQHPVAVARKSKATDYLWLNGGVTNPPGQPAFAKEHWIYLTLPEPLKEGANYALETGSLAAHKNPNLFIFDSTRSRSETIHVNTIGYRPKSRAKYAYLYQWMGSGGILDVRPLVGRPFQVIDIRTHTVAFEGKLAFRGDAKRAETTKISDSPPYGNFAGADVVEADFSSLQRTGAYVVSVPGVGCSFPFEIKADVYRRVFTPVARALYHNRSGIALTQPFTDYVRPAPHNPEQTPGFQDKLFYTSVRFPDWPHGEGSWEDRPLIDANIKGPIESCGWYQDAGDWDSYQQHLNIAQHLLFALEIKPENFKDDELNLPESGNGVPDLLDEARWLPAFCQRLRKELIEKGYNDGGISLRICGDVHGWDVRPDGSTKASYDDVDRKYVVAGADPWSTFRYAGTAAHLGFVLKKLGLKDPDSIDWLKEAREAYEWGLANTKPEDEKREPIYWLFPVRDHRMYAAAGLFRLTGEMRYAEAFMKDFNSMAEVKTFEALPKPELDLNQGSAGLGWENAYGPWVMALGGGPTALPEADRARVEKMVLASAERTGPKATAARNMRFGGPFEFDMLVGHQSTPLVMDSAVAYTILRERDPERAALFWSAIETTADYMLGTNPLHYVWVSGVGPRNVKYPFHMDGWYNNQLSSHPGIVPYGPWRVEQESANDTTNIAWSYRSLYPQTVRQWPGAEQWFENRGSPLAAEFTVHQNIGPAAAIYGLLCAPQK
- the floA gene encoding flotillin-like protein FloA (flotillin-like protein involved in membrane lipid rafts) gives rise to the protein MPEIFGSSLFLIVLIGVPVLILGLIVFSFFSVWLRALLAGASVSFINLVAMRLRQVPYGLMVDARITAKKAGIDISIDEIEAHFLAGGNVVPTVQAIIAAQKAGIELNWGRACAIDLATKGSGKSVVEAVRTSVDPKVIDCPNPESGRTTIDGVAKDGIQVKVKARVTVRTHLDRFVGGAKEETIIARVGEGIVTTIGSAESYKQVLESPDSISKTVLARGLDVGSAFEILSIDIADVDVGENVGAKLQEAQAEANKNMAQAQAEIRRAAAVALEQEMKARVQEMQAKVVEAQAQVPLAMSEAFRNGRLGVMDYYRMENVQSDTSMRNAIANPDAKK